The Oceaniferula marina sequence ACACCGCCACACAGCACCGGGCTTTCGTCACGGTATTTTTGGTAGATCACTCGGTGGGTGTTTGAACCGGAGTCCTTGCCATCAAATTCGAGCGTTTTGGCAACCTCGTATCGTCCTCCTCGCAGGTGCACAACCAAGTCGCTGTCCAGATTCTTATTGAGTGAATGCTTACGGATGTAGTCACGGGCAGCCTCGATCGACTGAAACGCTTGCTCCACACTATTTCCCTTATTAGTATCATCCCCCCTTACTGGATCCACGTACAAATCTGCGCCATGGCAGTGTAGGAAGCTCAACAGCAGGACGAGCGTAATTTTTGATGATGCCTTATCGATCATATAATTGATGTCTTTAATTACTAACAAAATCTAGAGCACAAGGATTAACCCAACCGCCAAAGTTGGTGCCCGTCTCAGACGCAGAAACCATAATTGAACAAAGCCGAATAGAAAAGCCATGAAACACGCTCAAGCATCTCAAAGAGTTTTCTATATGTCTCACTTCAACTCGATTCAAGCGATTAAATAGTTAGCCTCCCAACCCGACAACAAAGTAAAGAAAGCCGATGATCGCGAGCAGAGCCAACACATTAATGCCAAATCCGATAGCATCCACCTTGTTCCACTTACTGAATGTCCAATGAGAGTTCGGACCAAACAGCTTATGGTCGTCCACTAAGGAAGGATCACTTTCATGCTGAGCTACTAATTGGGCATCCTCATCTCCATCAGCAAGAACAGGGGTGAGGATACGAGCGGCTGTTTGATCTGCGGCTTCCTCCTCTTCCTTACTGCGGCGCGTCATGAGACTCACAATAATCAGTAAAACGAAAGGCAGAAATGTGCGCAATAAGACCCGGATCGTTTCGTTCAGAGCATACGGGTTAGCACTTAAATCAAATCCCATTTTATCGATGACGACGAGTAGAACATTCAAGCGACCTTTTCCTTGAGCAACTTCCGTTCCCTCGTCCAAGGTTTCCACCTCGATACCATCTGTCCAAAACACGCTCTTACGAGGCATTAAATAGCTCTTGCTCCATGGTTCATTGAGCTTGATAACATCCGGTGGCGCCGATGACCGATCTTCAGGAGCCAGCTTTTCATACGCGGCAATGGCAGCAGACTGACGATCGACATCTTCCTGGGTTGCCCGCGGGTAAACCTGCTCAATCGATCGTGATTCTGTTTGTTTTAAGAGATACGCATTCGTCTTGAGACCTGGCACGAGGGGCGACAGGAGTGGCAGCGTAAAAAAGAAGATCGTACTCAGCGTCATCTGGGCCCACACCGCCTTCGATGTCGTTTTTTTCCATAAAATCCCCATCCATAGAGACGCCGCAAATACCGTTCCAAACTCCCACCAAAGCTTCAGAAGCCCCAAAACGCTATCACTCGCCAAGGTCAAAACCGCAGCCCCCAACACAACCAGCCCCCCAACACAACGGCCAAAGGCAACGTAATGCTTCTCAGATTTATTCGGAAATAAAGGCCGGTATAGATTATGGGTGATCAATCCCGATGCCGTAATCATCATCATGTCGGCTGTTGACATGAGGGCCGCCATAAGTGCTGCAATCATCAGACCAATCAAGCCCATATTCAAGGGCCCCAATAACTCACGAGAAGCGTAGCCCCACAGCAAATCTGGGTCGGTCATTTTATCGGCGAAAAGCAGAACCGCAAACATGGCAGTCACGCCCCAAAGCACGGTCACTAAACGCTTGAGGTAAATCCCGAAGGTCATTCCGAAGCGCGCCGAGTATTCATCCTTGGAGGAACTTGGAGTAACAAAGGTGTTCGCCTGAGCCGTTGCGGTGATCAGCCCCATAAAACCGATGGCGGCAATATAATACCAGGTAAAATCCATCGCCTTGGGTGACCCTAAAATCTGAAAAAACGACATCGATTTCTGTTCATGCAATGCCTCAAATGCCCCCATCAACCCGGTGCCTCCATAAATGGCGTTGATTTGATCTGCCGCAAATGGAATCAGCATCACCGATAACAACAAAATGAACACGCCTTGAATCAAATCACTGATAAGCGCAGCTTCCAATCCTCCAGCAATGGAATAGAGGCAAACGATTATCACGATCGACCAAACAAGGATGTGTTTGTTCATGTGAGAAAACACCTGCCGAGGCGCTTCTTGACGTAAATTCTCTAATCGCGTGCTCTCTGCCACACTTAAAGAGCTGGCATCCATCGATTCTAATGACTTTAGTTCCAGAGCTCTGGCATACTCAGCTTTTTCATTAACCGTCAGTTCACTTTCCGCCTTCGGCGTGAGCGCTTGAACGGTTTTTAACATCGAAATAAAACCTAACGAGAGAAGCACACACAAGCCCACGGCCATCAAGGCCGAGTAGGCTCCACCAATCCCTTTGGAATGATAACGCTTGGTAAAAAAATCGCCCAGCGTCATCACTCGCATCCGCCGGTACCAAACCGAAGTAAACCAAAAAAACGGCGTTGCGAAAACCATCATCAAAGCAGACCAAATACCCGCGGCCCCATTGTGATAGGTGGTCGTCGCCACAGAAGGGCCAGTATCAGAAGAGGTCGCTTGTCCAAAGTTGGCAAAAATCTGAATAATTTTCCCCATTCTCCGCCCTCCGAGAAAAAAATCTTCTTGGTTTTTAATCCGGGACATCGCCCAAAAACCAATCCCAACCATCGCCAAAAAATAGACAGCGATGACAACCAAATCTACGATTCCTAATCCAAACATCTCTATTTTCTTAATTAAAATGAAGTTACAGTTTCAGAAGCGATGGCTTCACGGTATCTCGACATGGAATCACCCACTCCCGTGCTGGGAATCATCCCCTGATCTCGAACGTATTCGCAATACGTATCTTGATAAAGCGAAGAACACAGAGGATGGTTCTTGTGAAGCAGATGCCATCGCTGCCACGCCTTGTCATACTTCACAATCGATGTATGAATCCGATCCCATGGAACTGGCTGATCCGTAAGAACCGCTTGTTTTTCAATCAGCATGGCTGTCCA is a genomic window containing:
- a CDS encoding sodium:solute symporter family protein, coding for MFGLGIVDLVVIAVYFLAMVGIGFWAMSRIKNQEDFFLGGRRMGKIIQIFANFGQATSSDTGPSVATTTYHNGAAGIWSALMMVFATPFFWFTSVWYRRMRVMTLGDFFTKRYHSKGIGGAYSALMAVGLCVLLSLGFISMLKTVQALTPKAESELTVNEKAEYARALELKSLESMDASSLSVAESTRLENLRQEAPRQVFSHMNKHILVWSIVIIVCLYSIAGGLEAALISDLIQGVFILLLSVMLIPFAADQINAIYGGTGLMGAFEALHEQKSMSFFQILGSPKAMDFTWYYIAAIGFMGLITATAQANTFVTPSSSKDEYSARFGMTFGIYLKRLVTVLWGVTAMFAVLLFADKMTDPDLLWGYASRELLGPLNMGLIGLMIAALMAALMSTADMMMITASGLITHNLYRPLFPNKSEKHYVAFGRCVGGLVVLGAAVLTLASDSVLGLLKLWWEFGTVFAASLWMGILWKKTTSKAVWAQMTLSTIFFFTLPLLSPLVPGLKTNAYLLKQTESRSIEQVYPRATQEDVDRQSAAIAAYEKLAPEDRSSAPPDVIKLNEPWSKSYLMPRKSVFWTDGIEVETLDEGTEVAQGKGRLNVLLVVIDKMGFDLSANPYALNETIRVLLRTFLPFVLLIIVSLMTRRSKEEEEAADQTAARILTPVLADGDEDAQLVAQHESDPSLVDDHKLFGPNSHWTFSKWNKVDAIGFGINVLALLAIIGFLYFVVGLGG